A DNA window from Primulina tabacum isolate GXHZ01 chromosome 12, ASM2559414v2, whole genome shotgun sequence contains the following coding sequences:
- the LOC142521351 gene encoding uncharacterized protein LOC142521351, whose product MVKNASDPASTVMLTSGASGRINALLSLRLLKSLWLLINAFLLIFLLPFRGRRSAEKGGSGGGGKEEKPQGKVVRVPAAMVPRKSAAAAVDKVAAARRALAIRRVVEDNGTDGDVKESVRDFSLLVSSRGDTIFTQSWTPANVKVRGLVVLLHGLNEHSGRYSDFARKLNANGFKVHGMDWIGHGGSDGLHAYVHSLDYAVNDMKMFLSKVLAENPALPCFCFGHSTGGAIILKAVLDPKVRQRVSGVVLTSPAVGVQPSHAIFSVLAPVFSFLLPRYQFSAANKRGIAVSRDPDALVTKYSDPLVFTGSIRVRTGYEILCITTYLQQNLSRLTVPFLVLHGAADSVTDPTASQKLYDEATSTDKTIKLYQGFLHDLLFEPEKEEIMDDITAWLNGRL is encoded by the exons ATGGTGAAGAACGCAAGCGATCCGGCGAGCACCGTCATGCTGACGTCGGGAGCGAGCGGAAGGATAAATGCTTTGCTATCCTTACGCTTGTTGAAAAGCCTGTGGCTGCTGATCAACGCttttttgttgatttttctGCTGCCGTTTCGGGGGAGGCGGTCTGCGGAGAAAGGTGGCAGCGGCGGCGGAGGGAAGGAGGAGAAGCCTCAGGGGAAGGTGGTGAGGGTGCCCGCGGCGATGGTGCCAAGGAAAAGCGCCGCGGCGGCGGTTGACAAGGTGGCGGCGGCTCGGCGGGCTTTGGCCATTCGGAGGGTGGTGGAGGATAATGGTACTGATGGGGATGTTAAGGAGAGTGTGAGGGATTTTTCACTGTTGGTTTCATCCAGAGGTGACACCATTTTCACACAATCTTGGACACCTGCTAATGTTAAAGTCAG GGGATTGGTTGTCCTTTTGCATGGCTTGAACGAACACAG TGGCAGATATAGTGATTTTGCAAGGAAACTGAACGCAAATGGCTTCAAGGTCCATGGGATGGATTGGATCG GACATGGTGGGAGTGATGGACTGCATGCATATGTGCATTCTCTCGATTATGCTGTAAACGACATG AAAATGTTCCTCAGCAAAGTTTTAGCTGAAAATCCAGCACTTCCTTGCTTCTGCTTTGGTCACTCAACCGGTGGAGCCATAATCTTGAAG GCAGTACTTGATCCAAAGGTGAGACAACGTGTATCTGGTGTAGTATTGACTTCACCTGCTGTAGGTGTTCAGCCATCCCATGCTATATTTTCG GTTCTGGCTCCAGTTTTTTCGTTCTTGTTACCAAGATATCAATTCAGTGCAGCAAACAAGAGGGGTATAGCAGTGTCCAGGGATCCAGATGCACTGGTGACTAAGTATTCGGATCCACTAGTGTTTACTGGTTCCATCAGAGTAAGAACTGGCTACGAAATTCTGTGCATAACTACCTACTTGCAACAGAACTTGAGCCGATTAACAGTGCCGTTTCTGGTCCTTCACGGCGCAGCAGATTCAGTGACAGATCCCACAGCCTCCCAGAAGCTATATGACGAGGCTACATCAACTGACAAAACGATCAAGCTCTACCAAGGGTTCTTGCATGATCTACTTTTCGAGCCCGAAAAAGAAGAAATCATGGATGACATAACTGCATGGTTGAATGGTAGATTGTGA
- the LOC142521213 gene encoding uncharacterized protein LOC142521213 isoform X2: MTSERNVRRREVLERKKAIEGVIRAASSLKDHLSCFPQFRHCHKNGLYIHLESGRGNKLSLHEKRYVQNLLKLNMEAPYGPEWPAEEKIKRREMVSEEARYIFVHEISNKDSIEVSELMGKSRTCNCRGPIIGFVHYRFIMEEEVPVVYVYELQLEPRVQGKGLGKILMELVELIACENKMGAVVLTVQRANSPAMDFYIEKLRYCISAISPSKGVQKSYEILCKTFDHEARVILEAAQDTAVNA, from the exons ATGACAAGCGAAAGAAATGTTAGAAGAAGAGAG GTGCTGGAGAGAAAGAAAGCAATCGAAGGAGTAATCAGAGCTGCTTCTTCATTGAAGGATCACCTTTCTTGCTTCCCACAGTTCCGCCACTGCCATAAAAATG GCTTGTATATACATTTGGAGTCCGGACGTGGCAATAAGCTCTCACTTCATGAGAAACGATATGTGCAAAACCTTCTTAAG TTAAATATGGAGGCACCCTATGGACCTGAATGGCCAGCAGAAGAAAAGATTAAGCGGAGGGAAATGGTTTCAGAGGAAGCTCGATATATTTTTGTGCACGAGATCTCAAATAAAGATTCTATCGAAGTGTCTGAATTAATGGGAAAGAGTAGGACATGTAATTGCCGTGGCCCAATCATTGGCTTTGTGCATTACAGATTCATTATGGAGGAAGAAGTGCCTGTTGTCTATGTTTATGAATTACAGCTCGAGCCCCGTGTTCAAGGAAAGGGACTTGGGAAAATTTTAATGGAATTGGTAGAGCTTATTGCTTGTGAG AATAAAATGGGAGCTGTGGTGCTTACTGTTCAAAGAGCCAATTCTCCAGCAATGGACTTCTACATCGAGAAACTTAG ATACTGTATCTCTGCAATTTCGCCATCAAAG GGAGTACAAAAAAGCTATGAGATTCTTTGCAAAACATTTGATCATGAAGCTCGAGTAATATTGGAG GCAGCCCAAGATACTGCAGTCAATGCATGA
- the LOC142521213 gene encoding uncharacterized protein LOC142521213 isoform X1 has product MTSERNVRRREVLERKKAIEGVIRAASSLKDHLSCFPQFRHCHKNGLYIHLESGRGNKLSLHEKRYVQNLLKLNMEAPYGPEWPAEEKIKRREMVSEEARYIFVHEISNKDSIEVSELMGKSRTCNCRGPIIGFVHYRFIMEEEVPVVYVYELQLEPRVQGKGLGKILMELVELIACENKMGAVVLTVQRANSPAMDFYIEKLRYCISAISPSKVDPLGVQKSYEILCKTFDHEARVILEAAQDTAVNA; this is encoded by the exons ATGACAAGCGAAAGAAATGTTAGAAGAAGAGAG GTGCTGGAGAGAAAGAAAGCAATCGAAGGAGTAATCAGAGCTGCTTCTTCATTGAAGGATCACCTTTCTTGCTTCCCACAGTTCCGCCACTGCCATAAAAATG GCTTGTATATACATTTGGAGTCCGGACGTGGCAATAAGCTCTCACTTCATGAGAAACGATATGTGCAAAACCTTCTTAAG TTAAATATGGAGGCACCCTATGGACCTGAATGGCCAGCAGAAGAAAAGATTAAGCGGAGGGAAATGGTTTCAGAGGAAGCTCGATATATTTTTGTGCACGAGATCTCAAATAAAGATTCTATCGAAGTGTCTGAATTAATGGGAAAGAGTAGGACATGTAATTGCCGTGGCCCAATCATTGGCTTTGTGCATTACAGATTCATTATGGAGGAAGAAGTGCCTGTTGTCTATGTTTATGAATTACAGCTCGAGCCCCGTGTTCAAGGAAAGGGACTTGGGAAAATTTTAATGGAATTGGTAGAGCTTATTGCTTGTGAG AATAAAATGGGAGCTGTGGTGCTTACTGTTCAAAGAGCCAATTCTCCAGCAATGGACTTCTACATCGAGAAACTTAG ATACTGTATCTCTGCAATTTCGCCATCAAAGGTTGATCCATTG GGAGTACAAAAAAGCTATGAGATTCTTTGCAAAACATTTGATCATGAAGCTCGAGTAATATTGGAG GCAGCCCAAGATACTGCAGTCAATGCATGA
- the LOC142521482 gene encoding putative 3,4-dihydroxy-2-butanone kinase, whose amino-acid sequence MDFRSKKLINDPNDVVTEFIEGLVETYPGLQYLDGFPKVKVVLRADVSAATYDKVAVISGGGSGHEPAHAGFVGEGMLTAAICGDVFASPPVDSILAGIRAVSGSMGCLLIVKNYTGDRLNFGLAAEQAKSEGYAVEMVIVGDDCALPPPRGIAGRRGLAGTIFVHKVAGAAAAAGLSLAEVAVEAKRASEMVGTMGVALSVCTLPGQVTSDRLGPGKMELGLGIHGEPGAAVADLQPVDIVVSHVLKQILSTETNYVPITRGSRIVLMVNGLGATPLMELMIAAGKAVPVLQLEHGLAVDRVYTGSFMTSLDMAGFSITVMKADQKILNRLDAPTKAPNWPVGADGRPPAKIPVPLPQSRSTKNDESSSRPQQLSPQGYILEIAIEAAATAVINLKDSLNEWDSKVGDGDCGSTMFRGASAILEDMKKYYPLNDLAETMKEIGSSVRKVMGGTSGILYDIFFKAAYAQLKADCNPIVIPLHWANALEAAIVAVSKYGGASAGYRTLLDALIPASSVLKEKLTGGEDPVNAFVVSAEAAVAGAESTKSMQAQAGRSSYVSADILASVPDPGAMAAASWYQAAALAVKDKYHAS is encoded by the exons ATGGATTTCCGGAGCAAAAAACTCATCAATGACCCGAACG ATGTGGTGACAGAGTTCATTGAAGGTTTGGTGGAAACTTATCCAGGGTTGCAGTATTTGGATGGTTTTCCCAAA GTAAAAGTTGTTTTACGCGCGGATGTTTCTGCAGCTACGTAcgacaaagttgctgtcatatcag GAGGTGGAAGTGGTCACGAGCCTGCTCATGCTGGATTTGTTGGAGAAGGGATGCTGACAGCAGCAATCTGTGGGGATGTTTTCGCGTCTCCTCCTGTTGACTCAATTCTTGCA GGAATTCGAGCTGTGAGTGGTTCTATGGGATGCCTTTTGATTGTCAAG AATTACACGGGCGATCGATTAAATTTTGGTTTGGCAGCTGAGCAAGCAAAATCTGAAGGTTATGCAGTGGAG ATGGTTATTGTTGGTGATGACTGTGCTCTACCACCTCCAAGAGGCATAGCTGGGCGAAGAGGGTTAGCCGGAACTATTTTTGTTCATAAG GTTGCTggtgcagcagcagcagctggTCTCTCTTTAGCCGAAGTTGCTGTTGAAGCTAAACGGGCATCAGAAATGGTTGGCACAATGGGTGTTGCATTGTCAGTTTGCACACTGCCTGGTCAAGTCACTTCAGATCGTTTAGGCCCTGGAAAAATGGAGCTCGGTCTTGGAATT CATGGGGAGCCAGGTGCTGCTGTGGCTGACCTCCAACCTGTGGACATTGTGGTCTCTCATGTCCTGAAGCAGATATTGTCAACA GAAACAAACTATGTTCCTATTACACGGGGCAGTAGAATTGTTCTCATGGTTAATGG ATTAGGAGCCACTCCTCTGATGGAACTTATGATCGCAGCTGGAAAGGCTGTTCCTGTGTTGCAGCTGGAACATGGATTGGCTGTTGATAGGGTCTATACTGGGTCTTTTATGACCTCTTTGGATATGGCAG GATTTTCAATCACAGTGATGAAGGCAGACCAAAAGATTTTGAACCGATTGGATGCCCCAACGAAGGCCCCAAATTGGCCTGTTGGTGCTGATG GCCGCCCACCAGCTAAAATTCCTGTTCCTCTTCCTCAATCTCGTTCAACAAAGAATGACGAG TCATCGAGTCGTCCCCAACAGCTAAGTCCTCAGGGTTATATTCTTGAAATTGCTATCGAAGCAGCAGCTACTGCAGTTATCAATCTCAAAGACAGCTTAAATGAATGGGACAGCAAAGTTGGTGATGGTGATTGTGGATCAACT ATGTTTAGAGGTGCATCAGCCATTCTTGAAGACATGAAAAAATA TTATCCATTGAACGATCTTGCAGAGACAATGAAAGAAATCGGATCTTCTGTTAGAAAAGTCATGGGAGGAACTAGTGGCATCCT ATATGACATATTCTTTAAGGCCGCATATGCTCAGTTGAAAGCGGATTGTAATCCAATCGTTATACCACTACATT GGGCTAATGCTCTTGAAGCTGCTATAGTTGCTGTCAGTAAATATGGAGGTGCCAGTGCTGGCTACCGCACGCTATTGGATGCTCTTATTCCTGCATCCTCTGTACTCAAGGAG AAATTGACTGGTGGAGAAGATCCTGTCAATGCCTTTGTCGTCTCAGCTGAAGCAGCAGTTGCAGGTGCTGAGTCTACCAAAAGCATGCAAGCACAG GCTGGTCGTTCATCCTATGTCTCGGCAGATATTCTTGCATCAGTTCCCGATCCAGGGGCAATGGCTGCAGCTTCTTGGTATCAAGCGGCAGCCTTGGCTGTCAAGGATAAGTATCATGCGTCGTga
- the LOC142521484 gene encoding calmodulin-like, which translates to MAGQLTEEQIAEFKEAFSLFDKDGDGCITTKELGTVMRSLGQNPTEAELQDMINEVDADQNGTIDFPEFLNLMARKMKDTDSEEELKEAFKVFDKDQNGFISAAELRHVMTNLGEKLTDEEVDEMIREADVDGDGQVNYEEFVRMMLAK; encoded by the exons ATGGCTGGACAGTTGACGGAGGAGCAGATCGCCGAGTTCAAGGAGGCATTCAGCCTTTTCGATAAGGATGGCGACG GTTGCATCACGACTAAGGAGTTGGGGACGGTGATGAGGTCACTTGGACAGAATCCCACCGAGGCTGAACTTCAAGATATGATCAATGAAGTTGACGCTGACCAAAATGGTACCATTGACTTCCCcgaattcttgaatttgatggCTCGAAAGATGAAg GATACCGACTCAGAGGAGGAACTTAAAGAAGCTTTCAAGGTATTTGATAAAGATCAAAACGGCTTCATTTCTGCAGCTGAG CTTCGTCATGTTATGACAAACCTTGGGGAGAAGTTGACAGACGAGGAAGTTGATGAGATGATACGAGAAGCTGATGTGGATGGTGATGGCCAAGTGAATTACGAGGAGTTTGTTAGAATGATGCTTGCTAAGTAA
- the LOC142521483 gene encoding zinc-finger homeodomain protein 11-like: MYIDMEGGDNSSNEVYRECQRNHAASLGSYATDGCGEFTPEYTTLGGLLRCAACGCHRNFHRKVTYSAAHRSQVAEIIDYSSGGGSDRQMTTTVVPYSPESSNNKKRFRTKFTEEQKEKMLGFAANLGWKLQRKDQEEDEIERFCRGIGISRKVFKVWMHNHKNSSSHSAASAGNASSLTDEQ, translated from the coding sequence atgtatatagaCATGGAGGGAGGAGATAACAGTAGCAATGAAGTATACAGAGAATGCCAAAGAAACCATGCAGCCAGCCTGGGGAGCTATGCTACCGACGGGTGCGGGGAGTTCACGCCAGAATACACGACCCTCGGTGGCCTCCTCAGATGCGCTGCATGCGGCTGCCACAGGAACTTCCACCGGAAGGTCACCTACAGCGCCGCCCACCGCAGCCAGGTGGCGGAGATCATAGACTACAGCAGCGGCGGGGGGTCTGACAGGCAAATGACGACCACCGTGGTCCCGTACTCTCCGGAGTCCTCGAATAACAAGAAGAGGTTCCGGACCAAGTTCACGGAGGAGCAGAAGGAGAAAATGCTGGGCTTCGCGGCGAATCTGGGGTGGAAGTTGCAGAGGAAAgatcaagaagaggatgagatcGAGAGGTTCTGCAGAGGGATTGGGATCAGCAGGAAGGTGTTCAAGGTTTGGATGCACAATCACAAGAACTCCTCATCTCATTCTGCTGCTTCTGCTGGAAATGCGTCTTCTCTTACTGATGAACAGTag